In Cryptococcus gattii WM276 chromosome B, complete sequence, the DNA window CCCACGACCAGAAACTCGCCAACTCTCGCTGGTCTGCCCGTGGGAGTGAGGATGATGTTGAACTTGAGCGTGCCGAAAGGAACGTCGAGATGTTGTTGAACGATGAGGATATGGACGAGGTTGAGCAAGAGGTCTTGGAGcaggatgaggatgaagaagagtttTTGGAGTATGATGGGGCGAAGAAATGGTTGCCCACTGCGTCCGAGATGAGGCGATCTACTTCTGGTATTGGTGCCCATGAGCAGAAGACTTTCGCGTTCCCAGTACCCCGACAGGATTCTCAAGTCCAGGTCTCCGCTCCTACTCAAGTCCCGGTCACTTCTTTTGTCCGTGCCAGCTCTGCCGGCCCCACGGTTTCGCAAACATTTTCCGGTCGGCCTCGTGCTCACGGCGACTGGAACGCGCCTACCGCCGCCAACAAGAGGTGGCACCACGCCCACAACCCATTTGGTTTCCCAGTCCACCTCGATCCTAGTTGCTGCCAGAAGATTGAGCGCAAGCGAACACCCATAAACCGCCACTCATCTTCTTACCGACCTGGCTATCCTTCCGCTTACGGCCATACTACTGTCGGTCCCCAGATTGAGCCCGGAGTGTCTATCATGCGTGAGCCGGTCTCGACGGCGTCGGAGTTTGGGTTTATGGGCGGCGTTGGCGCGTCAATTTGCGGACCTAAACGATGGGCTACCGCCTCTAGGTGGTAAACTGACCACTTCGTCTACTACCATGCTAAAGCCAATTTTTTATGGGGAAACGGCCACCTCGATTCGATGCGGCGCATCCTTACAGCTGTTTTGCAGCTGCCGCCCGTTAAATTAGTCTTGGCAGTTTACTCCAcccttcttttcccatTCCTTTCACATCCACCCTCCACCCACCATCCCTCAACAACAATTTCCGTCAATCGCGCCAACATGTTTTTATCTGCGCGCTTCGCCCACCTTACTGTCAGCTCGCCACGTCTCTTGCGAGCTTGATCATTTTCCCCATTTTGTTCTTCCTATTTTTTTTGCTTACTGCAACTTTTTTTAAGACACAAAAACTTCTTTTCAACCAACGGTCGTTCGAAACCCGTCATTGGTTCGCGACTACCAAAAAAAATAGAAGAGAGATTGGAGTTTTAGAAACGATGTTTTTCTTCAGCTTTGCCTTCGTTGCTGGCATAGTAATATATACCCAACAGCGCCCAACCAAAACGTACAAAAAAAACACACTCCCCCTTCTTATGTGAAACTCAAAACCCACAAAAAAAGACGTTCTCTTCGTTTTATCATAGCGTAATACAGGTCTCTCCAATTTTCCTAATAAGGACGTATTTTCCCAGTAGTCTAATTCTTTACTTTTGTTATCCTGTTTTCCTTTCATTGCTTTCTCGTAAACTGCCTTTGTatctttcttcttttttatcaATCAGTAATTTCCCACTTGTTGAGAATGAAGTCAGGAAAGAAATGAAGGTGTCGTGACATGAAGGGGGAAACGACGGGAGGGAATAATAGTGGAAAAGGGGAATAGGAGATCAGATACGCTTTAATTAATACAATCgcttttttttttagtGGACTGGTTGTTAGAATGCCGAGAGATGTCATTCGAAACAGTTGCTCTACACTTATTTGCAAGCGTGCCTTAGTCTGCTATCCTAACCCTTCTTTACTCATCTCCTATAAGTCGTGACTTCATTGCTATCGCACGTAGAAGCTATGTCTGTAGATATTTGATACTGTCAAGAAGCACATGAAGCAGGGAGCTCAACTTCAAAAGCACAACGAACCAACAATGGTGGACCCTGGGTAAGAAAGCATACATCAACCTACTTATCTCACGAGCGTGTGTGTGTGCTACTGCGATATCAATAATAGTCTAATAAATTCCGTTATATAGTTTTGGCCAAGTGTTATAATCCTAGCCAAGGGGGTTTCTGGGTTCTTAACAGACTTTGTGGTTTTGGTATAAAAAAACTGAGCGTGGGATATGAAAACAACCGAGGACCTCCGTAAACAATTCCGTCGTATGTACATTACAGATTGGAATTAAATAACAAGATGGAATAAGATGGATAATTTTCCTTATGCTGCACATGCTGAACACCAAAATGGAGGGAACACCCTTTCTAGCCAGTGACGCTGGATGAATCTTTACAGCCTAATAATGTGGCTGTAGATGATCCCTATTATCCATATCACACATGCCTGTCAGCACTGCCAAACAAAAAAATTGGGAGGAGGGGGGAAGGGATGTCAAAACATACGGGGTAGTACCAGAACGATACAGCGATGATGATATAAAGCATCATTAGGACCATACCTTCCATCCAACTACATAAATTGTTGGTTAGCAAACTGCTACCTTTGAACAATAGGTAGAGGTTGTCTGCAGAGAACTCACTTTGATCGCCCGTCCGCCAAAGTCTGGTTGACGATCAATACAGACAAGAAAAGTACGATAGACTCGTAAGCTGGAAAATACAATCAAAAGGTCAAGTCAGTCTCCATCCATCCCGACGTTGTGCTTCTTTAAAAAAGTGGGGACTTACGGTCGAAAAGAAGTGTCATGGGCTTGCCAATGGTCCAAGCAAGAAGTTCGATGACGGGAATAACAAACAAGGCGATTTGAATCGATGATCCCACCTAAAGGTATACCGTGTTAGAAGGCAAATGAGGAAGATCAAAAATATTGATGGAGACATACAGCAACGGAGATTGACAAGTCGAGCTTGTCCTTGACGGACACTGACACAGCTGTAAAGTGCTCTGCTGCATTACCGACCTAAAAAACCGTTCCGCATTAGCAAGTGCGGAGAGCCCGATATCGAGTGCTGTGAGCACGGGAATTACTTACGATAGGAAGCAAGATTAAACCGACCCATTCTGCAGACAGACTAGGATTGCTTGCGACCATACCATTAATACTGTCGACCAAGAACTCGGCGGTCACTCCGACAAGAACGGTATCAATAACCATCAAAGCCTACAGCCATCAGCCGATATGATTACATACAACTTTTGATGAAAAGTACGTACGATAGTGCAAACGACATTCATTTGCGGcgtctcttcctcctcttcctcttcttcgccctCATGCTCAACCCGATTTCCAGtctcagcagcagcggTTCCAGGACCATGAGTCGCTGGTACCTCTCCACCCTCTGCACGCGCGCTAGGAGGAACAGTACCGTCCGATACTGTCGTCGCGGTCGAGTAaccttcctcctcgtcgTGTTTCTTACGGTGGAAATTGCGGAACTTGAGTTTTTCAGAGACGTTGGTGACTGCTTCCGGGTACTGGGTCGAGCCTGTTACGGCATCATCGACATAATAAGTCTAAAATTGGGGGGTTTAGCACTTGGACGATGTAAACATATAAGCGAGCAAGCGACTCACGGCGTGAGTCCACATTTGGAAGACCAAATAACCAAGGTACAAAATCAAAAGCAAGATCGACACAGCGTGACTCATCGACAACAAATCAGCGCCCTCACCATTGGCCAGCTCGCTGGCATCCGTGTTACTCGTACTCGAGCTGATGGAAAAGTGGAAAGCAGAAGGGATGAGCACGGCGATAACCGCAATGAGCAGTAAAGATGCGTTGAGTTGGGCGGCGGTAGATTTGATAGCTTGTTCAGCGAATCGGACACCACCTGCAAAAAAGCACATGCCGAGGACGAGAAGAATATTACTTAGGATAGAACCGACAAGGGATGACTGCACGACTTGCAGCTCGCACTGAAAGGATTTAGTTTCTTTGATTTCTGCGAGCAACTGAAACTCACCTTGATAAGAGCAAGAATGGCAACAATCAACTCGACGGCATTTCCCAAAGTGGCGTTGAGCAGACCACCAAGTGTTTGTCCTAATCGTAAAGCCGCCTCTTCGGTGGCAAACCCAAGCAAACCGGCCAGAGGGATAATAGCGATAAAGGTACAGCAGAAAACAGCCGTGTCAGAGATGCTGTCCTTTCCGCCATTATGTTTTGCAAGATAAAGCGCCCATCCGATGGGTATAAACACAAGCAAAACATTTCTGCGTCATTAAGTCAGTTCATAACTCCTTTGGCACTCTCCAGAGAGACTCACAACCATGTGCTTGTTATCGCAGCTTTTAAACTCCCCCAGTATGTCGGCGCCTTACCAATCTTCTTCGGCGGCGTAAACAATACCGTTGTAACCCGTCTTACCAGACCTGTATTGGGATCTAAACTATCTGACGTCCGTCTTGAGCCTGCCCTGCTGCGCTGCGTCCGAGCGCTTTCTGTCGTTTGGCGTCTGGTGGCGGAGGGTGGATTTGCATCAAGCGTAACTTGTCTGCTTGGTTGTTGGCGTCGCCGCGGTCCAGTAGAATCAGAGTTGGTTGTGCCTTCAGGTGAGCCGTTGGATGTAATAGGTGTGGAGGATGAATGGGGGCCATAGTCTGGGAGCGCTGGAGAGCTCAATGGGGAGTCGGTGAGTGAAGGCTCCTCGTGAAGGGCGTCTGGAGGGAAAGAGACACGGCGAGGAAGAGACATTGTTGGTTAGCTTTTATAGAtggaaaagagaaagggCTTGCTTTGGCGAGACATGATTTGTTTTAATTTGTTATGATGCTCGATCGTCAAAACGGGGAGATTCCTGTGCAGTGCACTAATTTTCTAATCGATCGTTTTTGGCGTTGGAGCGTGACTTCTGTACGGTGATGTGCGTGTTGATGGTGATTTGTGGTGACGAGCTGAGATCGGGACAGAGTAGGAGGGAGTACGCTGGAAAGGGGTATATTATAGGGGAGTATGTGTGTATATGATACAGGCGCCCTTCAAACAGTTGCAGCACGCACACCGCGACTTGGTTTCATACCAACAACATCAATCAATCAAGATCCCTTCCCTGCGGAATTCTGCGTCCGTCATCAGGAACGATGTAAAAACAGCACAATTTGCTTGGCAAACTCTCACCGTATCATATATCGTTTATTACGTATCGTCCTCATTCCTCGTTTACTACCATCAGCCATCTCTTGAGCCAAACTTCCACAAGGTGATCCTGTTGACAGCGAGCGTGACTACGAGTACAAGTACCGCTATCTGTGCCCAATGAATGCATGTACAACCCCTCTACCCAATTATATTCCCAACTCTTAACCTCTTCCTTACAAGTACTCTTTCAACTTGAGCAACCTCTTGCCCGCAGCATGCAAAAGCTCGGGGTCCTTGCACTACACAGGCCGTTAGCTAGAAGTTATTATAGTGAACAAAAAGACAACTCACGAAAGCGAAACGAGCAAACCTCTCACCAATGTTGACATGCTCCTCACTGTAGAACTGTCACCGACATCAGCAAACATCTTCTCGAACAGAACAAGATGATACTAACCTCGGAAGAAGGAATGCCAACCACCTTGAGCTCCTGACACAGCCACCAGCAAAACTCAAAGTCTTTTCCTCGGCCCTTACAAGTCTCCACAATAGGGTAACCCTCGGGCACCTTGACGGGGCTAATGTCCACCAACAAAAAGTATGACCCTTCAGGCTTAGTATAACTCAAACCAATTTGGTCAAAGTACGAGCAAAGAACATCTCGGCGCTCCTGGTAAGCAGCGACTTGCTCCTCAAAGAACTTGTGCTCGGTAGCCTTTTCGAGGCCGATAGCGACGGCTTCTTGCATGGGAGAATTGGTGCAGAAGACGATTCGGCTGTGCGCCGCGAGGGTAGCAGCGGTGAGTTGGGGAGCACCGATAAGCCATCCTGTGCCGAGTCAGCATCCAATCTAGAAacaaaaaggaaggagaaaatgAAATGAGTGGACTCACCAACTCGCCAACCCGTACAAGCAAAAGACTTTCCGCCAGATCCCACAGTCAAAGTCCTCTCCCACATCCCAGGTAACGTCGCAATCCTGCAATGCTCCTTCCCGTCGTACACCATACAGTCGTACACCTCATCCGCAAGCACCAACACATTCTTCTCAATACAAATCTTGGCAATCTGCTCCAACTCCTGTTTGGTGAACACCTTGCCGACAGGATTATGAGGGGTGTTGATAATCATCGCCTTAGTCTTGGGAGTGAACGCAGCGGCAAATTCATCCATGTTGAGCGTCCAGTCCCCGCCGTTCTTGATACCTTCGCCGGTAGGGGGATGGAGAGGTACAAATACGGCTTTGGCGCCTTGGAATTGAATAGAAGCAAAGTACTGGTCAAAGTAGGGTTCGATACAAATGACTTCATCCCCGGGCCCACAGTGCGCCGTGAGGGCGGCAAACATACCTTAAACTCCCATGTCAGTTCTACCCCCATGTGCATCTGTAATTGACTTAAAATACCACTCACCGCAGTTGGCTCCGGCAGTAACCAAAATCTCCTCATTAGTCAAGTCCTTTCCCCGGGCAACAATGTTCTCAAACTGAGGGCTGTAGTGTTTGCTGATGGCCTTCAACAATCTAGGCCTACCTCGAGGGTGCGAGTAGTGGTTTGCCATAATGTCATGGTCCATACACTCGTGAGACTCGGAACGGATCCAGTCTGGGGGAGCCCAGTTCATGAAACCTTGACCGAGGTTAATACAGTCCGCGGGAACATTGGCGGGACTAACATACACCGTCATGTAAGTATCACGCCCGGTTGTCTGAAGCAAGAGGACTTACGTGAAGATGGACCACACATCCAACTTGTGCGTCGCACCGTCAAACATCCTCTTCGCCTGAGGGATAACAGCGTTCGGGGTAGAAGACATTCTGCGAGCGTACAGGAGTGCTTTTGTAGATGTAAAGTTGGGTCTGGGTGAAAGGGTTTTTGTGAATGCAAAGAATGAGATGGGAGGCATATAATGAGCTTTTGGCTGAAAAGGTAGAGACAGAAATGTCATCAGCAGGAATGCAATGGATTGATTTCTATATAGATGCCAGAGCGTGGGTGCGTTTTTTTGCGAGTCGACGTTTACGTATCCATCGTGGAACGCGACCTCCCCGCAGAACGTTTGCTCGTACGCAATTATCGGGCATGGAGATTACCAACTGGAAAACTCACTGCTCAGATGTGTATGCAGCCGGGGTATCCTTTTCTTGAGGAGAACGAAAtagagaaggagaaaaagaagtaAGAAGTAGGATTTCCGTCGCCGCGATATACTCGCTTTTGGAAGGGTCTATAATAAAGGCCCGGCGCAACTGTATGTACTCGGGAAAAAAAGTCGTTGCGTGATCAGCATCTACCGTTTCGACTTCGTTAGCGCCAGTGAGTCGGATTTTGCCTGAGATTTGCAAAAATCAAAAAAGTACCAGTCCTCTTTCGGAGTTGACCGTCAattttgttgttgttgtgCATCATCAAGTTGTGTTCACTTTCATATATACGTGGTTACTATGCCGGCTCCGCCAGCCTTTTCGCATCAATGGTTCATCAACTATTATCGTCCGATCTCTCTTTTGAAAGCTCCTCGTGTGATTCCGATAAATGGAAGTGTAATGTTTGGGGGGCCTCATTGCTTGTCATGTCGTGTCTACCACCACCGCTATTCGATGTCCGTCCTCCATGTCCCAAATGAGCTTCATAACAGACAAAGCTCCTTTTCTCAACTTCCCCGGGGCTAGAACGTCTACCGATCATTGATACGTACATGGTGTTTAACGTGAAAAAGCGTTATTTAGCACCTTATGCTTCTGCTTGCTCTGGTCTCCGTCGAGGGCAGGAACAAGCAGGCGGCTAGATGACTTCTTCATCAGAACAGTCTTGGGGGACTTGGACGTTTTTAGGTCGTCATGACTTTTTCCAGCAGTAATAAACTATC includes these proteins:
- a CDS encoding Calcium ion transporter, putative (Similar to TIGR gene model, INSD accession AAW40631.1), whose product is MSLPRRVSFPPDALHEEPSLTDSPLSSPALPDYGPHSSSTPITSNGSPEGTTNSDSTGPRRRQQPSRQVTLDANPPSATRRQTTESARTQRSRAGSRRTSDSLDPNTGLVRRVTTVLFTPPKKIGKAPTYWGSLKAAITSTWLNVLLVFIPIGWALYLAKHNGGKDSISDTAVFCCTFIAIIPLAGLLGFATEEAALRLGQTLGGLLNATLGNAVELIVAILALIKCELQVVQSSLVGSILSNILLVLGMCFFAGGVRFAEQAIKSTAAQLNASLLLIAVIAVLIPSAFHFSISSSTSNTDASELANGEGADLLSMSHAVSILLLILYLGYLVFQMWTHATYYVDDAVTGSTQYPEAVTNVSEKLKFRNFHRKKHDEEEGYSTATTVSDGTVPPSARAEGGEVPATHGPGTAAAETGNRVEHEGEEEEEEEETPQMNVVCTIALMVIDTVLVGVTAEFLVDSINGMVASNPSLSAEWVGLILLPIVGNAAEHFTAVSVSVKDKLDLSISVAVGSSIQIALFVIPVIELLAWTIGKPMTLLFDPYESIVLFLSVLIVNQTLADGRSNWMEGMVLMMLYIIIAVSFWYYPGSSTATLLGCKDSSSVTG
- a CDS encoding Aminotransferase, putative (Similar to TIGR gene model, XP_566451.1); translated protein: MPPISFFAFTKTLSPRPNFTSTKALLYARRMSSTPNAVIPQAKRMFDGATHKLDVWSIFTPANVPADCINLGQGFMNWAPPDWIRSESHECMDHDIMANHYSHPRGRPRLLKAISKHYSPQFENIVARGKDLTNEEILVTAGANCGMFAALTAHCGPGDEVICIEPYFDQYFASIQFQGAKAVFVPLHPPTGEGIKNGGDWTLNMDEFAAAFTPKTKAMIINTPHNPVGKVFTKQELEQIAKICIEKNVLVLADEVYDCMVYDGKEHCRIATLPGMWERTLTVGSGGKSFACTGWRVGWLIGAPQLTAATLAAHSRIVFCTNSPMQEAVAIGLEKATEHKFFEEQVAAYQERRDVLCSYFDQIGLSYTKPEGSYFLLVDISPVKVPEGYPIVETCKGRGKDFEFCWWLCQELKVVGIPSSEFYSEEHVNIGERFARFAFCKDPELLHAAGKRLLKLKEYL